A part of Komagataeibacter medellinensis NBRC 3288 genomic DNA contains:
- a CDS encoding AbrB family transcriptional regulator: MRVGPSAWLLTGRWGLLALLSLVFGMLLAVLRLPAAPLLGPLGAAVVLATRGDAVRIPRWAFLGAQGVVGVMIASYLSASIFHEMAASWPVFVAGTFSTLSAAALLGWLLTRSRLLPGNTAIWGSSPGAATVMTLMAESYGADMRLVAFMQYLRVACCAVIAAVIARVAGTPSAPLVVAQILSWQGALLALVIALAGSALGTRLRVPAGGLLVPMGIGMAARLGAHLPIEQPHLLLVAAYALVGWGIGMRFTPDVLAYAGRVFPRVLGSILALIAVCGGFALVLARLAHVDLLTAYLATSPGGADSVSIIASTTKVDMPFVIAMQVARFFCVLVTGPALARFLSRRSSGKGQRDVSQEIHGK, translated from the coding sequence GTGAGGGTAGGGCCATCAGCGTGGCTGCTGACCGGGCGATGGGGCTTACTGGCGCTGCTTTCGCTGGTTTTCGGTATGCTTCTGGCCGTCTTACGCCTGCCGGCCGCGCCGCTGCTGGGACCACTGGGGGCGGCGGTCGTACTGGCCACACGGGGCGACGCGGTCCGTATTCCCCGCTGGGCCTTTCTTGGCGCACAGGGCGTGGTCGGGGTCATGATCGCCAGCTATCTTTCAGCCTCGATCTTTCACGAAATGGCAGCCAGCTGGCCGGTCTTTGTTGCCGGTACGTTTTCTACCCTGTCTGCGGCAGCCCTTCTCGGCTGGCTGCTGACACGTTCGCGCCTGCTACCCGGCAATACCGCGATCTGGGGTTCGTCACCCGGTGCGGCCACGGTCATGACCCTGATGGCGGAATCATACGGGGCAGATATGCGGCTCGTCGCCTTCATGCAATATCTGCGCGTGGCGTGCTGCGCCGTCATTGCGGCTGTTATTGCGCGCGTGGCCGGAACGCCGTCCGCCCCGCTGGTCGTGGCACAGATCCTCTCATGGCAGGGTGCTTTACTTGCGCTTGTGATCGCGCTGGCAGGCAGCGCCTTGGGCACCCGTCTGCGCGTGCCGGCCGGGGGACTGCTTGTGCCCATGGGGATCGGGATGGCTGCAAGGCTTGGCGCCCATCTGCCGATCGAACAGCCGCATCTTCTGCTGGTCGCGGCCTATGCCCTGGTCGGGTGGGGCATCGGCATGCGGTTTACGCCAGATGTGCTGGCTTATGCCGGACGTGTCTTTCCACGTGTGCTGGGTTCCATCCTCGCGCTGATTGCGGTGTGTGGCGGCTTTGCATTGGTACTTGCACGGCTGGCGCATGTGGATCTGCTGACGGCTTATCTTGCAACCAGCCCTGGCGGGGCTGATTCCGTCTCCATTATCGCCTCGACCACGAAAGTGGACATGCCTTTCGTCATTGCCATGCAGGTCGCCCGGTTTTTCTGCGTTCTGGTCACCGGGCCAGCTCTGGCGCGTTTTCTGTCCCGCAGATCGTCGGGAAAAGGGCAGCGCGATGTGTCGCAAGAAATACACGGGAAATAG
- a CDS encoding IS3 family transposase (programmed frameshift), translated as MGKVTRKRYAAEFKSRVALEAIRGELTLAELASKHGVHQTMIAQWKRQAIEGMAATFSGKTVAEPPVSPADVEKLHAKIGELLVERGFFTRCLCSVGRDQRRQMIDPKRARLPIIRQCTLLQLNRSGVYYRPVPQSEANLELMRLIDAQFLETPYYGSRQMTWHLRRHGHEVGRKRVRRLMAIMGLRAIYQKPRTTVPHPEHRKYPYLLRDLVINRPDQVWCSDITYIPMKRGFLYLVAIMDWFTRKVLSWRLSNTMDVEFCIEALQDALMRYGAPDIFNTDQGSQFTTPRFSGILEERQIRISMDGRGRWLDNVFIERLWRSLKYECVYLHAFETGSELRAGLGRWIAHYNERRPHTALAGRTPDEAYYDVPTPSGPGLTPDQMANSNAVRRAA; from the exons ATGGGCAAGGTTACGCGGAAGAGGTATGCGGCAGAGTTCAAGTCACGGGTTGCGCTGGAGGCGATCCGTGGGGAACTGACGCTGGCGGAACTGGCTTCGAAACATGGGGTACATCAGACGATGATCGCCCAGTGGAAACGGCAGGCGATCGAGGGGATGGCGGCGACCTTTTCCGGGAAGACGGTGGCTGAGCCCCCGGTCAGCCCAGCTGACGTGGAGAAACTGCACGCGAAGATAGGCGAACTTCTCGTGGAACGGG GATTTTTTACGCGATGCCTCTGCTCGGTTGGGCGTGATCAGAGGCGGCAGATGATTGACCCGAAGCGAGCGCGTCTGCCGATAATCCGGCAATGCACGCTACTGCAACTCAACCGGTCGGGCGTCTACTATCGGCCTGTGCCACAGAGCGAAGCCAATCTGGAGCTGATGCGGCTGATCGACGCCCAGTTCCTGGAAACGCCGTATTATGGTTCACGGCAGATGACATGGCATCTGCGCCGCCACGGACATGAAGTGGGCCGCAAGCGGGTCCGGCGGCTCATGGCGATCATGGGCCTGCGGGCGATCTACCAGAAGCCGCGCACGACCGTGCCCCATCCGGAGCATCGGAAATATCCATATCTGCTACGGGATCTGGTCATCAATCGGCCTGACCAGGTCTGGTGTTCCGATATCACATATATTCCCATGAAACGGGGATTTCTCTATCTCGTGGCGATCATGGACTGGTTCACGCGCAAGGTCCTGTCCTGGCGTCTGTCGAACACGATGGACGTGGAGTTCTGTATCGAGGCGCTACAGGATGCCCTCATGCGCTATGGCGCCCCGGACATTTTCAATACTGACCAGGGGTCGCAATTTACGACACCCCGTTTCAGCGGGATACTGGAAGAGCGTCAGATCCGCATCAGTATGGACGGGCGTGGGCGATGGCTGGATAACGTGTTCATCGAGCGTCTGTGGCGGTCGCTGAAATATGAATGCGTCTACCTGCACGCGTTCGAGACCGGATCAGAGCTGAGGGCCGGGCTTGGCAGATGGATCGCCCATTATAACGAAAGGCGTCCGCATACGGCGCTGGCTGGACGTACGCCCGATGAGGCGTATTATGACGTGCCGACGCCATCTGGTCCGGGGTTAACCCCGGACCAGATGGCCAACAGCAACGCCGTCAGAAGGGCGGCATAA
- a CDS encoding hydrolase has protein sequence MNRFDPRTTALVLIDLQNGILALPTAPRPSSQVLESSKSLAARFRHAGATVVLVRVAFAPDFADAPPGLADQPLSPPEGGLPTDWAHLADGLAAPGDIVITKHQWGAFTGTELDLQFRRRGIRTVVLGGIATNFGVESTARHGWELGYHIVIAEDLCTSLSADLHDVSARSILPRIARVLPSDTIVFGG, from the coding sequence GTGAACAGATTTGACCCGCGAACCACCGCCCTTGTCCTCATTGACCTGCAGAATGGCATACTTGCCCTGCCAACCGCCCCGCGGCCATCGTCGCAGGTGCTGGAGAGCAGTAAATCGCTTGCTGCCCGCTTCCGGCATGCCGGTGCTACGGTCGTACTGGTTCGGGTCGCGTTTGCACCCGACTTTGCCGACGCGCCACCCGGTCTGGCCGACCAGCCCTTAAGCCCGCCGGAAGGCGGCCTGCCAACGGACTGGGCGCACCTGGCCGATGGGCTGGCAGCACCCGGCGATATCGTCATCACCAAACATCAGTGGGGGGCATTTACCGGCACGGAACTTGACCTGCAATTCCGCAGGCGGGGCATCCGGACGGTCGTGCTGGGCGGTATTGCTACGAATTTCGGGGTTGAATCCACCGCACGGCACGGCTGGGAACTTGGCTACCATATTGTCATCGCCGAGGATCTCTGCACTAGCCTGTCAGCAGACCTTCATGATGTTTCCGCCCGCTCGATCCTCCCGCGGATTGCACGCGTGCTGCCTTCCGATACAATCGTGTTTGGCGGTTAA
- a CDS encoding efflux RND transporter permease subunit, giving the protein MTGRSFSLQAAIIGFSIRFRGVVIATACLLFFYGLYGLRHASYDVFPEFIPPRVTIQTEAAGFTPEQVETLVSRPMEIALTGLPGIQRVQSTSIQGLSVVNVLFATSTDIYRARQLVGEQMNVVAQQLPAGVHAPTMTPLTSSAGLVLVIGLTSEQQSFMQLRTLADWSLRPRLLALPGVAGVSVFGGERRSLQIQVHPDQLILHHIGLDDVLAAAQEATGIQGAGFIDTPNQRVVLQSDGQALTPESLARTVIVRSDNGAVTLGSIATVTEAPIPAFGAASIEGKTGIVVNIWEQYGANTMAVTREIEAALTDFRPQLQGQGITLHADLFRPANFITTALGNATRALLLGGFLVVVVIFLFLFDLRTAAICCATIPLAILIALSLLETLGVTLNAMTLGGLAIAIGEVVDDAVIGVENVTRRLRENRLLVQPASTARVVLDACVEVRSAVVYATFAVIIVFLPVIALPGLSGRLFAPLATAYVLAVMASLAAAVTVVPALCAWLLATPGEIRREPPLAGWTARAYERLLARLMRHPRFVIGGMILTTLIGFAALPFLESDFIPDFKEGHLIIHMTAVPGTSLEQSLKLGRQVTEKLRQLPEIRSVAQRVGRASLDEDTYGPHTSEFEVDLNQVDGKASRQIDARVRKALDGFVGASFSVSSFLTMRVNETLSGSSSAVAINIIGDDLDVLDIQANNIVRMLHQIHGATDVRIEAPPGVPELAIQLRPADLERWGLRSADVLRSIHTAWQGETVGQIYERSAAFNVMVRLDDASRNDVASVGSLPLHTVHGNYVPLRAVADIYETNGRYQVSHLGAQRTQTVTANVTGRSAQSFVQDARTAIAKNIKLPLGAYVQFTSAAEAESQSRRELFINSGLAAIAVMILLSIITQGWRNLALILVNLPFAFVGGILTIIVSGTTLTLGATVGFVTLFGITLRNSVMMISHFEALVEREDLTWGVTTALRGARDRVVPVLMTSLVTALGLAPLAVDMNAPGREIEGPMAAVILGGLMTSMILNLFVLPILAVKFGNFSENETGVPETLFK; this is encoded by the coding sequence ATGACGGGACGTTCTTTCAGCCTTCAGGCAGCTATTATCGGGTTTTCGATCCGCTTCCGGGGCGTGGTTATCGCAACCGCATGTCTGTTGTTCTTCTATGGCCTGTATGGCTTGAGACATGCCAGCTATGATGTGTTTCCGGAATTCATTCCGCCACGGGTCACGATCCAGACCGAAGCCGCTGGTTTCACGCCGGAACAGGTCGAAACATTGGTTAGTCGCCCAATGGAAATTGCCCTGACCGGCCTCCCGGGTATTCAGCGCGTGCAATCGACTTCGATTCAGGGACTGTCAGTCGTCAACGTCCTGTTTGCGACATCGACCGATATTTATCGAGCCCGGCAACTGGTCGGGGAACAAATGAATGTTGTTGCACAGCAATTGCCAGCCGGTGTTCATGCTCCGACTATGACGCCACTGACCTCATCCGCCGGTCTGGTACTGGTGATCGGTCTGACGTCGGAACAACAGTCCTTTATGCAGTTGCGCACGCTTGCTGACTGGTCATTAAGGCCGCGTCTGCTGGCGTTGCCTGGTGTGGCTGGAGTCAGCGTGTTTGGCGGGGAGCGTCGGTCACTCCAGATACAGGTACATCCAGACCAACTCATCTTGCATCATATCGGACTCGATGACGTCCTTGCGGCTGCCCAGGAAGCGACTGGCATACAGGGGGCCGGCTTTATTGATACCCCGAACCAAAGAGTCGTTCTTCAGTCTGACGGTCAGGCCCTGACGCCAGAAAGTCTGGCCCGCACTGTGATTGTCCGCTCTGATAATGGTGCTGTCACACTGGGCAGCATTGCCACTGTAACTGAAGCCCCTATTCCTGCCTTCGGTGCGGCCAGTATCGAGGGAAAGACAGGCATTGTAGTTAATATATGGGAACAGTACGGTGCCAATACAATGGCCGTGACCCGGGAAATCGAGGCGGCACTTACCGATTTCCGCCCGCAATTGCAGGGACAGGGGATTACATTGCATGCTGACCTGTTCCGACCCGCCAATTTCATTACGACCGCATTGGGGAATGCCACACGAGCATTGCTTCTGGGCGGTTTTCTGGTGGTTGTCGTAATCTTTCTTTTCCTTTTTGACCTGCGAACCGCTGCAATCTGTTGCGCCACCATACCTTTGGCTATTCTGATAGCCCTGTCGTTGCTGGAGACACTCGGGGTTACTTTGAATGCCATGACCTTGGGGGGCCTTGCTATTGCCATCGGCGAGGTTGTGGATGACGCCGTGATCGGGGTCGAAAATGTTACACGCCGATTGCGTGAAAACCGGCTTCTGGTCCAGCCCGCATCTACAGCGCGCGTCGTACTCGATGCGTGCGTTGAAGTCCGCAGTGCAGTGGTTTACGCGACCTTTGCTGTCATTATCGTTTTCTTGCCTGTCATCGCCCTTCCCGGACTTTCGGGACGACTGTTTGCTCCACTGGCAACAGCTTATGTTCTTGCGGTCATGGCTTCTCTTGCCGCTGCTGTAACCGTTGTACCTGCACTCTGCGCATGGCTCTTGGCGACGCCTGGAGAAATCCGGAGAGAGCCCCCCCTGGCAGGATGGACCGCCAGAGCTTATGAACGTCTTCTGGCCAGATTAATGCGCCATCCCCGATTTGTTATAGGCGGGATGATCCTGACCACCTTGATAGGGTTTGCGGCCCTTCCATTCCTTGAAAGCGATTTCATTCCCGATTTCAAGGAAGGCCACCTTATCATTCATATGACGGCAGTTCCGGGGACTTCCCTGGAACAGTCTCTGAAATTAGGCAGACAGGTTACAGAAAAACTTCGTCAGCTTCCCGAAATCCGTTCGGTTGCTCAGAGAGTCGGACGCGCCTCGCTGGATGAGGACACGTATGGACCACATACCAGCGAGTTTGAGGTTGATTTGAATCAGGTGGATGGGAAGGCTTCCCGACAGATTGATGCCCGCGTTCGCAAAGCGCTTGACGGGTTCGTTGGGGCCAGTTTTTCTGTCAGTAGTTTTTTGACGATGCGCGTAAACGAAACCCTTTCTGGTTCGTCTTCGGCTGTGGCAATCAATATTATTGGCGATGATCTGGATGTATTGGATATCCAGGCAAATAATATTGTCCGCATGTTGCATCAGATACATGGCGCAACAGATGTCCGGATAGAAGCACCTCCTGGTGTTCCGGAACTTGCTATTCAGCTACGCCCTGCTGATCTGGAGCGCTGGGGGCTTCGGTCGGCGGATGTACTCCGATCCATCCATACAGCCTGGCAGGGTGAAACCGTGGGGCAGATATACGAGCGTTCTGCGGCTTTTAATGTTATGGTTCGTCTTGATGACGCAAGTCGTAATGATGTTGCGTCTGTCGGTTCCCTGCCACTGCATACTGTTCACGGAAACTACGTACCACTCCGCGCTGTTGCGGACATATATGAGACGAACGGTCGCTATCAGGTGTCACATCTGGGAGCACAGAGAACACAGACTGTCACCGCAAATGTTACAGGACGATCAGCTCAATCTTTCGTTCAGGACGCACGCACGGCTATAGCAAAAAATATCAAACTGCCTCTTGGAGCCTACGTTCAGTTTACATCCGCAGCGGAAGCTGAATCACAATCACGCAGGGAACTGTTTATAAATTCCGGGCTCGCTGCCATAGCGGTCATGATTCTGCTCTCAATAATCACACAAGGATGGCGCAATCTCGCTCTGATACTCGTCAATCTTCCCTTCGCATTTGTGGGCGGCATTCTGACAATCATTGTTTCCGGCACAACGCTAACTCTGGGGGCAACAGTCGGCTTCGTTACACTATTCGGGATTACGCTTCGGAATTCGGTGATGATGATTTCGCATTTTGAGGCTTTGGTCGAGCGGGAAGATCTCACATGGGGAGTAACAACAGCGCTCCGGGGGGCCAGAGACCGCGTCGTCCCCGTACTCATGACATCGCTCGTTACGGCGCTTGGACTGGCGCCTCTGGCTGTTGATATGAATGCGCCTGGGCGGGAAATCGAAGGACCTATGGCAGCTGTCATTCTTGGAGGGCTCATGACATCAATGATACTTAACCTGTTTGTTTTGCCTATTCTTGCTGTCAAATTTGGTAATTTTTCTGAAAACGAAACGGGAGTTCCGGAAACCTTGTTCAAGTGA